The genomic interval CGCCGCGACCTGCTCGCGCCGGCCCGCATCGGCTTCGTGCCGTTCTCGCTGCTCGCGGCGGCGCTGCTGGTCGCGGTCTTCGCCCGGTTCTGGGGAACCGAGCACCGCTTCATCTACGCTCAGTTCTGACCGACGCGGCGCAGGAAGCGCTCCGCCTCGTTCAGCACCGCCTTCGCGCTCGCCGGGACGTTGAGCGACTTCTGCACGAGGCAGCTCGCCATCAGCGTCTTGTCGGACGCGCGGTAGAGGTCGTGGCGGAAGACGAGCTTGAGCGGCGTGCGGTACGGCGTCGCGCCGCTGCGCGCCGGAAACGCGCTCGGCGGCACCAGCGACGCATGCAGGTGCACCTCGACCGCGTCCTTGCCCGATGCGTTGGCGAAGTAGTAGACGCGGCGCCGGTCGGTCGAGAGCGCCTCGACCAGCGCGTTCGACAGCGGCACCGGCAGCCGCTCCTCGGCGAAGACGCGCTCCGCGTAGTTCATCATCGCGACGTAGCGCGCGAAGTAGAGCAGCCCTGCACCGTTCAGATCGCTCTCCGGGACGATGCGGTACGTGATCGGCTCCTCGCTGCGCGGCGCGAGCGGAACCGCGTCGAGCTCGCGCGCGAAGCGCGGGATGTCGCCGGTCGCCTGCACGCGCGCGTGCTCGCGGATGCCGGCCGGCTCCTCGCGCAGGACGTCCTCGACGCCGTCGATGCCGCGCGGCTTGAACACCTTGAGGCCCGCGTTGCCGCCGCTGCGCACGATGAACGCGTTGGTGAAGTAGGCGTACGGCCGGTCGAGAGCGCGCAGATCCGCGAGCGTGTCGAGCGGTGCGAGCGACGCCTCGTCGACCTCGCGGTCGTCGAACACGAACAGCCCCTCGACGAAGCGGTGCGCGTAGGCGCGGATGCGGTTGCGCACGAACAGCGGCGCGCCCTCGCCGAAGCGCTCCTGGCTGTGCGCCTCGCCGAAGTCGAGGTCGATGTTGATCACCGAGGCGTAGAGGCGCTCGTTGTGCTCGCTGACGATGTTCTGCAGCGGCACGCCGAGCAGCCGCGAGATCGACTCCCACTGGCAGGCGCCGAGGAACTTGAGGAACTCGACCTCCGACAGCTTCTCGCCGGGAGCCATGAGCGGCATGGTCACCAGCGAGCGGTAGTCGTGCCAGGCGCTCATCGCGGCCCGGACGCAGCCGTCGCTGCGATGTGGCGCGCGAGCGCTTCGATCGTGCCGAGCCGCCCGACCAGGTCGACCTCCGCGACCTCGACGCCCCACGTCGCGCGGATCGTCTCGAGCAGACGCACCGAGCTCAGCGAGTCGACGTAGCCGAAGTCGAAGAGCGGCGCCTGCGGGTCGATCTCGTCCTCGCGCAGCTTGCCGTCCGAGATCTCGAGGATGCAGGCGCGCAGCTCGTCGCGGATCTTCGCCGCGTCGAGCGGTGCCGCGCCGTCAGCGCTCGGCCGTGCGACACGCGTCGTGGCCGCGCTCTCCGGCTCGGCCTTCGTCGATCTCCCGATCCACCGCATGCGTGAAGCTTCCGCAACGACATCGCACGGTGGCACGCCGCCCGCAACGGCGCATCCGCGACACCGCGCGCTCCGCGCTCACGGGCGAAAGACGATCGTCACCGCGTCCGGCGTGGCGACGGGCTCGCCCTTGCGCCGGTCGTGCACGACGACGCGGCGCTCCGGGAACGCGCACTCGGCCCACGACGAGAAGGCGTACTCGGCGAGCAGCAGCGGCCCGTCGAGCACCAGCTCGCCCTCCCGCGGCGGCAGCTTCTGCAGCGGCGGCGGCACGACGACGACGGCGCCGTCGGGTGCGGCGGCGACGCGCTGCGCGAGGTCGGCGACGTACTGCGCGGTGAGCGCGCTCGCCCGCTCGACCGCGGTGTAGCGGCTGACGAGCATCGAGTAGCGCCCTTGCCATAGCGTCCAGGCGCAGAGCGCGACCAGCGTCGCCGCGCCGGCCGTGCGCAGCGTCGGCGTCGCGCTCCGCATCGCCCGAACGAGCGCCGCCGCGACCGCGCCGACGAGCAGCGCGTACGCCATCGCGGGCACGAAGACGTACCAGCCCTGCAGCAGCCCGACCGCGCCGTAGAGCGACGCGAGCCCGAGCAGCCACACGGCCGCCATCGCGAGCGTCGGGAACGACGGCCCGGCGACGCGCGCGACCTCGTCGCGCCCGCGCCGCAAGATCAGCACGGCCGTCGCGACGACGCCGAGCGCGATCGCGAAGAGCAGCAGCCAGGTGATCGCCGAGGCGCGCAGCGCCGGCTGCGGCAGGATCAGGAAGTGCGCGAGCCGCTCGAGCGCCCACGGCAGGCGGTCGATCCCACCGCTCGCGCGCGACGTGATGTGCCCGCCGACCTCGCCGAGGATCGCGATCTGCACCGCGAACGCGACCGCCACGGCGACCACGTGCGGCACGGTCGCGACGATCGCGGCGCGCAGCCGCGCGAGCAGCGTCGCGCGCGACAGCGAGACCAGCGTCAGCACGAACACCGCCGGCAGCAACGCGATGCCGGTCGTCTTCGCGATGACGGCGAGCAGCGTCCACGCGCCGGCGAGCCACGACAGGCGCTTCCCGCGCACAATCCGCCGCGTCTCGACCCACAGCGCGAGCGCGCCGAAGATCGCGCACAGCGGCTCCGAGCGGCGCGCGACCACGGCGAGCGTCTCGACGTGGCTCGGCGCGAGCAGGAAGGTCGCGAGCGCGAGCAGCGGCGCGAAGGTCGCGGCACCGAGCAGGCGACGCGCGAGCTCGTAGAGCGCCAGCGCGGATGCGCCGAACAGCACCGCCTGGGTCGCGAAGTAGCCGCGCGGCTCGAGCCCGAAGAGCGCGTAGTCGATGCCGAGCGACAGCGTGACGAACGGCCGGTAGAAGCCGCGGAACGCGTACGGCACGCGCCCCGGCACGGCGGGCGAGGTGAAGATCGTGACCAGATCCTCCGGACCACGCAGCAGGCCCGACGCGATCACGGGATAGGTGTCCATGCCGAGCAGCGCGTAGCCGTCGGTCACGGCATAGAGCCGCAGCGACGCGAGCGCGATGATCGCGTACGCGAGCAGACGGCTGCGGGCGATGGACGCGAGCGCGGACGACATCGAGGCTCCGTCAAGCATCCTTCGCGCGCCGGCGCCCCGTCACGACCAGCGCCGCCATCGCGATCAGAGCGAGCGCGCTGATCGCCGCGCCGATGCGCAGCGACGCCGGCTCGTAGCGGAACACCACGCGGTGCGTGCCGGTCGGCAGCGCGACCGCGCGGAACGCGTAGTCCGCGCGCAGGATCGGACGCTCCTCGCCGTCGACCTCGGCGACCCAGCCGGGGTACCAGGTGTCGGTCAGCACGAGCAGGCCGGGCGCGGCGAGCGTCGCCTCGATCTCGACGCGCTCGGGCAGGTCGACGACGATGCGCGCCTCCTCGCGCGCCGTCTGCGGCGGCTCGGCGAGCGCGGGCAGCGGCTCGCCGCCCT from Candidatus Binatia bacterium carries:
- a CDS encoding acyl carrier protein — translated: MRWIGRSTKAEPESAATTRVARPSADGAAPLDAAKIRDELRACILEISDGKLREDEIDPQAPLFDFGYVDSLSSVRLLETIRATWGVEVAEVDLVGRLGTIEALARHIAATAASGPR